From Pseudoleptotrichia goodfellowii, a single genomic window includes:
- a CDS encoding aminotransferase class V-fold PLP-dependent enzyme produces the protein MIYLDSAATSYYKPEEVATAVYNAIKTMGNSSRGVNKASLSATRIIFETREKLAKLFNVKNSSQIAFMQNSTEALNVAVNGIFTGKEHIITTEAEHNSVLRPLYNLKKKGLELTILKCDKNGECDFSEIEKNIKDNTKAFICTHASNLTGNIMDIKKAGEICKKNNIIFVVDASQTAGVIPVDVIENNIDILCFTGHKSLMGPQGTGGIYVKEGIELIQTKVGGSGTHTYEKDHPSEMPERLEAGTLNGHGIAGLNAALDFLEKTGIDNIHKKEMELMWKFYEGIRDIKGIRIYGKFYEGEKRVNRAPIVTINLNNIDSSEICDILDSEYSIVTRCGGHCAPLMHKALGTDKTGAVRFSFSYFNSEKDIEEAVKAVKEISEYDF, from the coding sequence TTGATATATCTTGACAGTGCTGCAACATCCTACTATAAACCTGAAGAAGTAGCAACGGCAGTTTACAATGCAATAAAAACTATGGGAAACAGTTCAAGAGGAGTAAATAAAGCATCTCTTTCTGCGACGAGGATAATTTTTGAAACGAGAGAAAAATTAGCTAAACTTTTTAATGTTAAAAATTCAAGTCAAATAGCTTTTATGCAAAATTCCACAGAAGCTTTAAATGTAGCTGTAAACGGTATATTTACAGGGAAAGAGCATATTATTACTACAGAAGCTGAACATAATTCGGTATTAAGACCTCTTTATAATCTCAAAAAAAAGGGACTTGAATTGACAATTCTCAAATGTGATAAAAACGGTGAATGTGATTTTTCGGAAATTGAAAAAAATATAAAAGACAATACAAAAGCATTTATATGTACACATGCTTCAAATCTCACAGGAAATATAATGGATATAAAAAAAGCGGGAGAAATATGTAAAAAAAATAATATTATTTTTGTTGTGGACGCTTCTCAGACAGCAGGAGTTATTCCTGTAGATGTTATTGAAAATAATATCGATATTCTTTGTTTTACAGGACATAAAAGTCTTATGGGTCCTCAGGGAACGGGGGGGATATATGTAAAAGAAGGAATAGAACTTATACAGACAAAAGTCGGAGGCAGCGGAACTCATACTTATGAAAAGGATCATCCTTCAGAAATGCCTGAAAGACTTGAAGCGGGAACGTTAAACGGACACGGTATCGCAGGCTTAAATGCCGCACTTGATTTTTTGGAAAAAACCGGAATTGACAATATACATAAAAAAGAAATGGAATTAATGTGGAAATTTTATGAAGGAATTAGGGATATAAAGGGCATCAGAATATACGGCAAATTTTATGAAGGAGAGAAAAGGGTCAACAGAGCTCCTATTGTAACAATTAACTTAAATAATATAGATTCATCTGAAATATGCGATATTCTTGATAGCGAATATAGTATTGTTACAAGATGCGGAGGACATTGTGCTCCTCTTATGCACAAAGCATTGGGAACTGATAAAACAGGGGCTGTTAGATTCAGTTTTTCATATTTTAATAGTGAAAAAGATATCGAAGAAGCGGTAAAGGCCGTAAAAGAAATATCCGAATACGATTTCTAA